Proteins encoded together in one Thermoplasmatales archaeon BRNA1 window:
- a CDS encoding Carbonic anhydrase, giving the protein MDSESALKKLMDGNERFLSDVPPPLSDFRLRRDTAANGQHPYAAIVTCSDSRVVPEIVFNTGIGELFVIRTAGNTIFDGELGSIDYAVSHLGCGIVVVMAHTHCGAVHAALNGHNHGHVGAIVDRISESIGDEEDPTEVSVQNARNSASTIKESIPEATVVVALYDIESGRVTLQ; this is encoded by the coding sequence GTGGACTCCGAATCTGCGCTGAAGAAACTGATGGACGGCAACGAGAGGTTCCTTTCGGATGTGCCTCCGCCGCTGTCCGACTTCAGGCTCAGACGGGATACGGCGGCCAACGGACAGCACCCGTATGCGGCGATAGTTACCTGTTCGGATTCCAGGGTAGTACCGGAGATTGTATTCAACACTGGGATCGGTGAGCTTTTCGTGATCCGCACCGCCGGCAACACCATCTTCGACGGGGAACTGGGGAGCATAGACTACGCCGTCTCCCACCTCGGATGCGGCATCGTAGTGGTCATGGCCCACACACACTGCGGCGCGGTGCATGCGGCACTGAACGGACACAACCACGGCCATGTCGGTGCGATCGTCGACAGGATCTCGGAATCCATCGGCGACGAGGAGGACCCGACGGAGGTCTCCGTTCAGAATGCCAGGAACAGTGCCAGCACCATAAAGGAATCGATACCCGAGGCTACCGTCGTGGTCGCACTCTACGATATCGAAAGCGGAAGGGTCACCCTTCAGTGA
- a CDS encoding Archaeal DNA polymerase II, small subunit/DNA polymerase delta, subunit B, translating into MRDEILSAAARRNLFLSPEALEIIDSNGYSLDFVNTLLNSLSNNAMFVTKQDVIDFLNGDKGLFEPEKIIKPRVKRNTDLEIMDGSDITGNSTCTGTIEDFTNYFRSRFSQLKRIIERRRDFESPHPIRKVKNIGRELNIIGMVFDKKVTKNGHIILTVEDEDSSIPVLIGKDSDIFAEGEKIVQDEVIGIHGQAATKGDLFIARQIYHPDIPADHRWVPSDTGSSVAFLSDIHIGSKEFLRGSWEKMIAFLKAHSDDQQINYIIMPGDVVDGIGAYPGQEADLEIDDIYDQYHALSEYIKEIPDDIRLVLHPGNHDACRLAEPQPALNEIYTKSFDSNVAMVGNPINMKIEGRIVTSYHGKSIDDWISGVRELTYENPLLVMKYMAERRHLAPMYGQRNALAPEKKDYLVMDNVPDIFVSGHVHGAGTMEYHGVRMINASTWQSQTDYQKMHNFNPDPGIMPIVNLGTGKMVLKNFAKD; encoded by the coding sequence ATGAGAGACGAGATTCTGTCGGCGGCAGCGAGGAGGAACCTCTTCCTGTCCCCGGAAGCGTTGGAGATCATAGATTCCAACGGTTATTCCCTGGATTTCGTCAACACTCTCCTGAATTCCCTGTCCAACAACGCGATGTTCGTCACCAAGCAGGACGTCATCGATTTCCTGAACGGGGACAAGGGCCTCTTCGAGCCCGAGAAGATAATCAAGCCCCGTGTTAAGAGGAACACCGACCTGGAGATAATGGACGGTTCCGATATCACCGGGAACAGCACCTGCACCGGGACCATAGAGGACTTCACCAACTACTTCCGCAGCCGTTTCTCCCAGCTGAAGAGGATCATCGAGAGGAGGAGGGATTTCGAGTCCCCCCATCCCATCAGGAAGGTCAAGAACATCGGCAGGGAACTCAACATCATCGGGATGGTGTTCGATAAGAAGGTCACCAAGAACGGCCACATCATCCTCACGGTGGAGGACGAGGACAGCAGTATCCCTGTGCTCATCGGGAAGGACTCCGACATATTCGCCGAGGGGGAGAAGATCGTCCAGGACGAGGTCATCGGTATCCACGGACAGGCCGCCACCAAGGGCGACCTGTTCATCGCCAGACAGATCTACCATCCGGATATCCCGGCCGACCACAGATGGGTCCCCTCCGACACGGGATCGTCAGTCGCATTCCTGTCCGACATCCATATCGGGTCCAAGGAGTTCCTCCGCGGCAGCTGGGAGAAGATGATCGCCTTCCTCAAGGCACATTCAGACGACCAGCAGATCAACTACATCATCATGCCCGGGGACGTCGTTGACGGTATCGGCGCATATCCCGGACAGGAAGCCGATCTGGAGATCGACGACATCTACGACCAGTACCATGCCCTGTCCGAGTACATCAAGGAGATCCCGGACGATATCCGCTTGGTCCTGCATCCGGGGAACCATGATGCCTGCCGTCTGGCGGAACCCCAGCCCGCTCTCAACGAGATCTACACCAAGAGCTTCGATTCCAACGTGGCGATGGTCGGGAACCCGATAAACATGAAGATCGAGGGGAGGATCGTCACCTCATATCACGGGAAGAGCATTGACGACTGGATCTCCGGGGTCAGGGAGCTGACTTACGAGAACCCTCTGCTCGTCATGAAGTACATGGCCGAGAGGAGGCACCTCGCACCCATGTACGGACAGAGGAACGCACTCGCCCCGGAGAAGAAGGATTACCTGGTCATGGACAATGTGCCAGACATCTTCGTTTCCGGCCATGTGCACGGTGCGGGAACCATGGAGTACCACGGCGTCAGGATGATCAACGCATCCACTTGGCAGTCGCAGACCGACTATCAGAAGATGCACAATTTCAACCCCGATCCGGGAATCATGCCCATCGTCAACCTGGGTACCGGCAAGATGGTCCTGAAGAACTTCGCCAAGGACTGA
- a CDS encoding Sugar phosphate isomerase/epimerase, which yields MNTIGVSCPDFCTTDFYEMLESISKDFSHWEIFSEADHMVQKVSGGFADRAEMYKMTFSIHTDISCVNIAAVNERMREASVMEIVSEMEAAVEMGIDTLTVHPGIINLAVSGTRDRSVRSAKNSARFISRAANEYGLRVCMENMPNVPMLIGTSVEELQEIVDGTDLGVTFDIGHANTLGMIDSMIDTFGDRIGNVHIHDNLGKRDDHLTLGEGNIDFLPIIRRLSRYKGRYIIESLDLLSAVESQKILKNMLQ from the coding sequence GTGAATACCATCGGGGTTTCCTGTCCGGACTTCTGTACCACCGACTTCTACGAGATGCTCGAGAGCATCTCCAAGGATTTCAGCCACTGGGAGATATTCTCGGAGGCCGATCACATGGTCCAGAAAGTCTCCGGAGGTTTCGCTGACAGGGCCGAGATGTACAAGATGACATTCTCCATCCACACCGACATCTCCTGCGTCAACATCGCGGCGGTGAACGAGAGGATGAGGGAGGCCTCCGTCATGGAGATCGTGTCCGAGATGGAGGCAGCAGTGGAGATGGGCATCGACACCCTCACCGTTCATCCCGGAATCATCAATCTTGCCGTGAGCGGTACCCGTGACCGCTCCGTCCGTTCTGCGAAGAACAGTGCCAGATTCATCTCCCGTGCCGCAAACGAGTACGGTCTGAGGGTATGCATGGAGAACATGCCGAACGTCCCGATGCTCATCGGGACCTCCGTGGAGGAGCTTCAGGAGATCGTCGACGGTACCGATCTGGGGGTAACTTTCGACATAGGGCACGCCAACACCCTCGGAATGATCGATTCCATGATCGATACATTCGGGGACCGTATCGGCAACGTCCACATCCACGACAATCTGGGGAAGAGGGACGACCATCTCACCTTAGGCGAGGGGAACATCGATTTCCTGCCGATAATCCGCAGGCTCAGCAGGTACAAGGGAAGGTACATCATCGAATCCCTCGACCTGCTCTCCGCCGTGGAGTCGCAGAAGATCCTGAAGAACATGCTTCAGTGA